The window TGCGAGTGCGTCGTGTAGCCGGCTATCCTGCAAGCGCTTGGCGCGGTGACGGGCGACGAACAGTGCCTTGCCCATCGAGAGGCTGGTCCGGACCGGCGAGACGGTCGAACCGGGTTTGTCCTCCCAGCGAATCGGCACCTCCGCGATTTCGAGGTCCAGCGCCGCGGCCATCGCCAGCAGTTCGACGTCCCACGCGAAGCCGGGTTCGTAGATGTGGGTCCGCACGCGCTCCCAGGCGTCGGCGGTGATGGCCTTCGCTCCGCACTGGTAATCGTAGAGTTGTGCCTCCAACAGCCGGCGGGCGAACCACGCGAAACCGTCGCCGAGGAGGCGACGGGCCAGCGTCTGGTGCCCGACGACGTGTGACCCCGGATGTCGGCGGGAGCCCGCGGCCACGTCGGCGTCGTCGAGTCCGTCGACGATTCGGGCGAGTTCCGATGCGGGCGTGCTGCCGTCGGCGTCGGCGAAGGCCAGTCGGTCCGTTTCGAGGGCCTCGAAGCCGGCGGTGATTGCGGCGCCTTTCCCCCGGCGGTAGGGGACCGCGTTGACCACGACGCCGGGGAGGGATGCCGCGGTAATCGACTCGAGTGTTTCCGGGTCGGGGTCGTCGAACTCGACGCGAACCGTTGCCGGGGACAGTTCCTCGACGATATCCTGGAGGTATGCCTCGAGGCGGGCAGGGTCGGGGCGGAAGGCGGGGACGACGACCCCAAGGCGGCTCATGTCCGCCTCTGGCATCCGGGTCAGCAAAAACCGTTCGACTCCGGTGTGACACTTCACAAGAGGTATAGGGGCTGGATTCGGCCATGTTGGTGATGGAATACGGCCTCGTCGCCCTCTGGCTGGCGATGTATCTCATCGTGGGACTCGCGACGCTCCCACTCGCAGCGGCCCTGTTCCCCCGGTTTCAGGACGCCGGCGCTGCCTTCGCCATCCCGGTCGGACTCGGAACCATCGGTATCGTCGGCTATCTGGTCGGCCATCTCGCCTTCGGCTGGCCGGCGCTGCTCGCCGCCCTCGTCGTGCTGCTCGCGGCCAGCGCGTTCGCCGGCGACAACGAACTCGTCGACGAGTACGCCTACGCCGAGGTCGCTGTCGTCTTTGCGGTCGCCTTCGGGTTCCTCGTCGCGATTCGTTCCGTAACTCCGGAAATCGCCCCATTACCGCTCGCTATCGGCGAGAAATTCCTCGATTTCGGCCTGCTCCGGACGTCGCTTCGTGCCGAGGCGCTCCCGCCGGAGGACATGTGGTTCGCCGGCGAGAGCCTGCAGTATTACTACGGCGGCCAGATGCTTACGGCGCTGTTGACGATACTGACCGGCACTGCGCCGCGGTTCGCCTACAACCTCGCGCTGGCGGGGTTTTACGCCTCGCTGGTGACCGCCGCCTACGGACTGGCGGGCGCAATCGCCGACTCCCACGGCGCGCCCCGACGCATCGCGGCCGGCCTCGGTGCCTTCTTCGTCGGTATCGCGGGGAACCTCTATACCGCCGGGCAGGTCCTCGTGTGGCTGCTGCCGGACTCGCTGGTCGCGTCGGTGACTGGCTTCGAGCGGGGCGGTGAGATTCTGTCGTGGAACCCGACGGAGTTCTGGTTCTTCGATACCAGTCGAATCATCCCGGGCACGATAAACGAGTTCCCGCTGTTCGCATGGCTCAACGGCGACCTTCACGCTCACATGCTGACCACGCCGTTCACGCTGCTGGTCGCCGCCCTCTGTTTCAGCTACTGGCAGACGCCGGAACCCGAACGCACGCGACGGCGACTGCTGCTGGCCTCGACTGCCCCAGTCGCGGGCTTTCTCGCCATCTCGAACACGTGGGACTTCCCGATAGCCGCCGGAGTCGTGCTGCTGACGGTCGCCTTCGCGCCGAGCGACCCGGCGACGCTGCTTCCGCCTCGACTGGCCGAGCGCGTCCCCCCGCGTGAGGGCCTTCTCGAAGAGGTACGCCGCGACGGGCTTGCCCTCGCCGGTGCAGTCGCGGTCCTGCTCGTCGGCGGTCTCCTCGTGATTCCGTTCTGGTTCGGAACTGCGAGCACGCGAAGCCTCGGCTTCTTGCCACCGCGGAGTGACCTCGGACCGCTCCTCATCGTCCACGGCGGCTTCCTGTTGGCTTTCGTCCCGTATCTCGCCGGCCGCGTCTATGGGACCGTGACGGTACCACGGAAGCGTCTCGCCGCCGCTGCGGTAATCGGGGCGGTCCTCCTCGTCGCTGTCTGGCTGTCCGGTTTCGCGGCGGTAGCGCTTTTCGGACCGCTACTCGTCGCCGCGTGGTACCTGCTGCGCCGCCGGGCCGATGTCGGGTTCGAGGCGGTGCTGCTGCTCGCCGGCATCGGCCTCGTGCTCATCGTCGAGTTCGCCTACGTCATCGAACCGCAGTACCAGGGGACGGACCTCGAGCGGATGAACACGGTGTTTAAGACCTACATGCAGGTGTGGGTCCTCTGGGCGCCGGCCGCGGGTGTCGCACTCGCGAGGCTGGTGGACCCCTCGAACGCGCTCCCGTCGGTCGATACGCCGGCCTGGCGGTCCGCGGGCGTGGCTATCGCCTGCGCGGTCCTATTGACGACCGGCCTCTATGCTGGGTTCGCGGTTCCGGCACATTTCGGTAACCAGCCGGTCGGTTCCGACGGGCCGACGCTCGACGGGACTGCCTACACGTACGAGCGCTATCCCGACGAAGCAGCGGCTATCGACTGGCTCGACGCTCGCGAGGGTCAACCGACCATCGTAACTGCCGCACCGGGCGGCTATCGGTGGAACCCCGACGAGGGACAGGGCGCATCGGCGCCGGCGAGCCTCACCGGCGTGCCGACCGTCCTCGGCTGGTTCCACGAACGACAGTACCGCGGCGGGGAACCGTACGAGAAGCGCCTCTCTGATGTCGAGACGATTTACGAGGGGTCGACCGTCGAACAGTCGTCGCTCTTCGAGCGCTACGACGTGGAATACGTCTACGTCGGGCCGGCAGAACGCGCACGATACGACCTCGCAATCGAGGACCACCCGGACCTTGCGGTCGCCTTCTGGGAGGGAGATGTCGTCATCTACGAGGTTCAGGGCTGACAGGCGGCGACCGCTTTCGATAGCCCGCGTGCCGCACGACCGCCTCGGCGGGCTATCGGCGAGGGATTAGAGCATACGGCCGCTGGCCGCGGTTTAGTATATAAACTGCCGGACGAAAACAGACGGTAGAACGGGGACGAACGTTGGGGCCGCGCTTAAACGGAGAGTTCGCCCTTGGCCTTGACGACGTCGAGGGCGTCGGCGTCGATGGTGTCGACATCGAGGTGCATCGGGATGTACTGGCGTTTCTCGAACGTCTCGCGTTCGTCCTCGGTGCCGATGGTACACCACAGCTGGACGCGGTCGGGGCCGTGCCATTCGCCCTGCCGGGAGATGTTGAAGCAGACGTGTTCCTCGCCGTCGTAGTTGATGATGGCGTCCTTCCGGATGCCGGGGTCCCCGTGGATGATGAGGTGCTTCATGCGCGGGTGTTTGCAGGAATATGGGTTAAGCGCTTCGAAGGCCGCTATCGGTACTGGCGTCGGTTCGTCGCCGGCAACCGACGCCGGATAGCGGACGCGAAACCAAACCCGTTTTAACCTACGGTGCGTTAGCCGTCGATAACTATGGAAATGCCACGCCGGTTCAACACGTATTGCCCGCACTGCGACGCCCACCACCAGCACGAGGTCGAGAAGGTCCGCTCGGGCCGTTCCTCGGGAACGAAGTGGGACGCTCGCCGAACCCGCCGCGGAAAGGCCGTCATCGGCAACGCCGGTCGCTTCTCTAAGGTGCCCGGTGGCGACAAGCCGACCAAGAAGACGGACCTGAAGTACCGCTGCAGCGACTGTGGCAAGGCCCACCTCCGCGAGGGATGGAGAGCAGGCCGTCTCACCTTCCAGGAGTAAGTATGGCAGGAAGCTTCTTCCGCGTCGAATGCGCGGACTGTGAGAACGAACAGGTCATCTTCGGAAAGGCCGCCAACGAAGTCAACTGCGCCGTCTGTGGCTCGACGCTCGCGACCCCGACGGGTGGCGACGCTGAGTTCCACGGCGACGTCGTCGAGACCGTCGAAGCGCGATAGGACCGAACCGGCGGGCGGAACGGTGCTTTTATTCTTATAAGACGGGTAGCGGTGAGTATGAAATATAGCGGCTGGCCTTCTCCGGGCGAACTTGTCGTCGGACGCGTCGACGAGATAGAGGACTTCGGGGTCTTCGTCGACCTCGAAGAGTACGAGGACAAACGCGGGCTGGTCCACGTCAGCGAGGTGGCCTCCGGATGGATCAAGAACGTCCGGGACCACGTCAACGAAGACCAGATGGTCGTCTGCAAGGTCATCGAAGTCGACCAGGACGCCCAGCAGGTCGACCTCTCCATCAAGGACGTCAACGACCACCAGCGCTCCGAAAAGGTTCAAGAGTGGAAAAACGAACAGAAAGCCGACAAGTGGATGGAAATCGCCTTCGGCGAGGACATCGACGACGACCGGTTCCGCTCGATTGCCAACGAACTCATCGACCAGTACGGCTCCCTTTATAAAGGGTTCGAGGAGGCCGCCATCCACGGCGAGGAGGCGCTCGAATCGACCGACCTCGACGACGATGACATCGACGTCATCGTCGAGACGGCCCGCGAAAACGTTTCGGTCCCCTACGTAACAGTGACGGGCTACGTCGACCTCGAATCCCCCGACGTCGACGGCGTCGAGGACGTCCGCGAGGCCATGCAGGCCGCCGAGGGCAACGGCGAAGTCCCCGAGGAGGTCGAACTCGACGTCACCTACGTCGGCGCGCCCGAGTACCGCATCAAGGTGAAGGCGCCGAACTACAAGACCGCCGAAACCCAACTGGAAGAAAGCGCGGCCCGCGCCCGCGAGGCCATCGAGGCCGCCGGTGGCACCGCCGACTTCCACCGCGAACGCCGCACCGACGAGGAGTGAGGTAGCGACCCCCGATGGCCAAATCCGACATTCGCGTCTGCTCGGCGTGGGAATCGACCCACGACCGCCCGGTCTACACGCTCGGCGAGGAATGTCCCGAGTGTGGCGCCGACGCCGAAAACACCGCGCCCGCGCCGTTCAACCCCGAAGACCCCTACGGCGAGTATCGGCGGCGAGCGCGGCGCCGCGACGAGTAGTTCTCAAACATCGCCGTGTTCTTATGCGGCCGGACCACCAGTACGGTGCATGGACGCCTTCGATATCGAGACCGTTTCCGACCCGGACCTTGAGGACCCCGTCCTCGTCGAGGGGCTGCCCGGCGTCGGCCACGTGGGGAAACTCGCCGCCGAACACCTGCTGGAGGAGTTCGACGGCGAGTTGGTACGCCGCGTTTACTCCGAACACTTCCCGCCGCAGGTGACCGTCGACGAGGGGCGCACGCAGTTGGCCTCCGCGGAGGTCTACGCGCTGCAGGAACCCGAACGGGACTTGCTCGTCCTCACCGGCGACCATCAGGCCGGCGACGGGCCGGGCCACTATCGCCTGACCGAGGGCTTTCTGGACGTCGCCGACGGGTTCGACGTCGACCGAATCTTCGCACTCGGCGGGGTTCCGACCGGCGAACTGGTCGACGAACCGGATGTCATCGGCGCCGCGACGACCGACGAGTTCATTGAGGACCTCGAAGACGTCGGCGTGGAGTTCCGCGAGGACGAACCCGCTGGCGGCATCGTCGGCATCTCCGGCCTCCTGCTCGGCCTCGGCGAGCGCAACGGGTTCGAGGCCGCCTGCCTGATGGGCGAGACCAGCGGCTATCTCGTCGACCCCAAAAGTGCCCGCGCAGTGCTGGAGGTCCTGCAGGAGGCGGTCGGCTTCGATATCGGCTACGACTCCCTCGAGGAACGGGCCGAGGAGATGGAGGAAGTCGTCAAGCGCATCCGCCAGATGGAACAGCAGGGGTCGGCCGCGCCGAGCGAGGAAGACCTCCGATATATCGGATAGCCGCTGTCGCATCGATAAACGTCTTAAGCGATTCTTCCCTAGGGGGCCTGTGCCCGTCGAAGCGCTGCTAACGCTTCCCCGATGGCTCTACCTCGGGGTGTTGCTCGGTGCTCTCCTGAGCGTCGGCGTCGCCGTGACGTTCGTCGTTGCCGCGCGCGTGTTCCCCGACGGAGGAGGCGATACCGGCCGAAGCTTTTCGACGGAGGACCGCCGTCGGGTAGAGATTCGCCGCTATCTGGACGCCATCGGCGAAGGATTCACCGAGGACGTCGCCGTCCACGGCGAACGCGTCGCGTTCTACCTTCCACACCGGGGCGTGGCCGTCACGTTCGATGCCCGAACTTTCTACGCGCTCGACGGAACGCCGACCCACGCGGTGCTGGTCGAACACGAACTACCGGGTATCGCTCTGGGCTCCCGTCTCCCGTTCGAAACGCCCGATATCTCCTTCGGTGAGGACGAAAACGAATCCGAAACCGCCAGCCAGGCCGACCGCCTCACCGAACGCGAACGGGCCGCATATGCCGTCCTCGGCCTCCCGGCGGACGCCGACCGGAACGCGGTCCAGCGGGCCTACCGCAAGCGAATCAAGGAGGTCCACCCGGACCACGGCGGCGACAAGGCCGCCTTCGAACGCGTCCGCGACGCCTACGATACCGCCAAACGACACGCCTCATGACACGAGTTCCAATTACCGACGACGTAATCGAACAGCTCTCGGAAGTCCTCGCCGCCGATATGCTCGACGACGAGCACAACTGGATGGGCGCGAGTTTCGCCGCACAGGACCTCGGCCACGAGGCCCTCGCGGAGTTCATTTACGAAGCCGACGCCGCAACCTACTACGAGGCCCTCCAGCGGGCGAAAGACCGCAACGAAGACTGATGGCCTGATGGCTAAAGTTTCTCTACGAACTCTTAAACGAGATACGAACAGGTTCAGATATCGTCGACTTCGTAGGCGAGGCCGGCATCCCGGAGCGCGTCGGTGACGCGGCCGGCGAGGTCCGTCGTCGCAACGACGACGACGTCGAGGCCACGACTCGCGGCGTCGGCCGCAACTTCGCCCGCAGCGAAGGTCACGTCCGCTTCGGTGTCGGATTTCCGAAGGGCGGCGACGGCTTCGACGCCCGCGGCGGCGACGACGTCGGCCTCGGCGGCCGCAGTGGCGAGCGCTTCGGAACCGTCGGGATAGCTCGACCGGATGGGCGAGACCTGAAAGACGGTTACGTCGCCGGGTTCGAGGTCGATGATGCCGGCGAAGCCGGTGACGCCGACGACCTCGCCTTCGGCGGCGTCGGTCGTGGCGACGCCCGTTGCGGGGCCTTCGTCGCCGGGGTCGGCATGGAGGAGGCCGTCCTCGATGAACAGCGACACCGTCTCCCCCGATTCGATGTCGGCAGTCGCGAAGGCGGCATCCTCCTGCATACTTCCGAGGACGTCCTCGGTGACGTGGTCGGCAAAGCGCTTGACGTCGGAGGCCTGCTGGAAGAGCCAGTCGACGCCCTGCTTGGTGACGCGATACCGCGACCGGGCCTCCTTTTCGACGAGGCCTTCGTCGACGAGTTCGCGGATGTACTCCGAGACCGCTTGGCTCGTCACCCCGACTGCGTCGGCGATTTCCCCCTGATTGACCGCCGGCTGCCGGTCCGCGATTTCGACGAGAACGCGGAACTTCGTCGCGGCCCGCTTGTTGTCGAGCACCTCGACCATACCGACCTCTCGTATCGGTTATTTATAAACCCCGGCGACTCCGGGCGTTTGCGGGGTGCTGGTTGGCCCTCCCAATACCCGTCAGGGATTTGCCGTCTACTCACCAAGCGACGGTATGGACTTCGTGCCGCGTGACCGCGCCGTCTATCTGCCGTCGGCCGACGTGCTCGTCCTCGCGGACCTCCACGTCGGCCGGGACGCGGCCTCGAACGTTCACGCGCGACTCGGCGAGCACGAAGACCTCACCGAGCGATTCGAAGCGCTGCTGGCCCACTACGGCCCCGCCGAAGCGGTCATCGCCGGTGACCTGCTGCATTCCTTCGATGCCCTGCCGACTGGCACCGCCCAGACGGTCCACGAACTCCGTGATATCGCCGCCGAAGCCGACTGTCGCGTCGTCGTCACGCCCGGCAACCACGATTCGATGCTCGGCGAACTGTGGGAGGGCTCGACTCCCGACGAATACCGTCCCTCGGGGGCTGATACCGTGATTACGCACGGCCACGAACCCCCGGAGGCGGATGCCGACTGCTACGTCGTCGGCCACGACCACCCGACCATCGATATCGAGGGCCAGCGGCATCCCTGCTATCTGTACGGCACCGAGCAGTACGACACCGCCGACGTGCTGATGCTGCCGGCCTTCAGCCGCGTGCCTGCGGGGATGCGTATCAACGACATGTCCGCAAGCGATTTCCAGTCGCCTCTCATCAAACGCGTGAACGCGTTCCGGCCCATCGTCCGGGATGAGGTTGCCGACGAGACACACGAGTTCCCGCCGCTCGGCGAGTTCCGGCGCCATTTATAGCGGTCCCCGACCCCGACGCCAAATCGGTCGGTAGCGGTACACATAAGGGATAGCGACCAAATCAGCGCATATGAGCATCTCCGACATCAAGGAACAACACGACCATCCCGCGTGGTTCACCGCCGGGGGGACCGCCGTCGCCTACGTCCTCATCCTCGTCACGATGACGATTCTGCTGTTCGGCCTGCCGTTTGTGGTTTTCTCCCTGCTATAACCCACTTTTTGCACGACGAGCCTGCGGCCGTCTGCTCGCGGGCCTTCGGCCCGCTCGCATGGTCCGAGAGACCTACGGTCTCTCGCTACCCGGCAAAAACTTCGATGAAAAATAGCGCGTACTCCTTCCGGCGGCCTTCGGCCGCCTCCAGTCCGTGTGCGCTACCGGACGCTCACTTCGTTCGCGTCCGGCGTGGTTCGAAAGGCGCTACGCGCCTTTCGTCATGCGAAAAGAGCGCTTTGCGCTCTTTTCAGCAAACCGCCTCGGGGGCGTTCTCAGGAAGACTCGCTTCGCTCATCTTCCAACGCTCTGGTTCGCTACGCTCACGAGACCTTCGAACGCCCCCACCCGGCGGATGCTACAACCAGTTCTGGCGTAGCTATCTACGGTGCGTTCTGGCGTAGCTTCCGAGCCAAAACAAGAGGAGATGTCCGCGAGCGAAGCGAGCGCGGGACCAAGGGCCGACGGTAGCGAGACTCCGAACGAAGTGAGGAGTCTCGTTATGGCGAACGGGGAGCGAAGCGACCCGTGAGCCGAGGGAGGCCCGCCGTGTCTTTTTCATGAAAGTTTTTGCCGCGAGCGCCAGCGGCGCTCGCGTGCAAAAAGTTTCAAGCGAAGGTTTTGGAGACGTCCTCGGTCTCTTCTTCGGTCTGCTTGATCTTCTGCCAGGCGTTCTCGAAGTCCTCCATCCGGACTTCGGTGCGGTCGTCGCGGATGGCGTACATGCC of the Natronomonas halophila genome contains:
- a CDS encoding glycosyltransferase, producing MSRLGVVVPAFRPDPARLEAYLQDIVEELSPATVRVEFDDPDPETLESITAASLPGVVVNAVPYRRGKGAAITAGFEALETDRLAFADADGSTPASELARIVDGLDDADVAAGSRRHPGSHVVGHQTLARRLLGDGFAWFARRLLEAQLYDYQCGAKAITADAWERVRTHIYEPGFAWDVELLAMAAALDLEIAEVPIRWEDKPGSTVSPVRTSLSMGKALFVARHRAKRLQDSRLHDALAREDDIALVDRE
- a CDS encoding DUF2298 domain-containing protein; amino-acid sequence: MEYGLVALWLAMYLIVGLATLPLAAALFPRFQDAGAAFAIPVGLGTIGIVGYLVGHLAFGWPALLAALVVLLAASAFAGDNELVDEYAYAEVAVVFAVAFGFLVAIRSVTPEIAPLPLAIGEKFLDFGLLRTSLRAEALPPEDMWFAGESLQYYYGGQMLTALLTILTGTAPRFAYNLALAGFYASLVTAAYGLAGAIADSHGAPRRIAAGLGAFFVGIAGNLYTAGQVLVWLLPDSLVASVTGFERGGEILSWNPTEFWFFDTSRIIPGTINEFPLFAWLNGDLHAHMLTTPFTLLVAALCFSYWQTPEPERTRRRLLLASTAPVAGFLAISNTWDFPIAAGVVLLTVAFAPSDPATLLPPRLAERVPPREGLLEEVRRDGLALAGAVAVLLVGGLLVIPFWFGTASTRSLGFLPPRSDLGPLLIVHGGFLLAFVPYLAGRVYGTVTVPRKRLAAAAVIGAVLLVAVWLSGFAAVALFGPLLVAAWYLLRRRADVGFEAVLLLAGIGLVLIVEFAYVIEPQYQGTDLERMNTVFKTYMQVWVLWAPAAGVALARLVDPSNALPSVDTPAWRSAGVAIACAVLLTTGLYAGFAVPAHFGNQPVGSDGPTLDGTAYTYERYPDEAAAIDWLDAREGQPTIVTAAPGGYRWNPDEGQGASAPASLTGVPTVLGWFHERQYRGGEPYEKRLSDVETIYEGSTVEQSSLFERYDVEYVYVGPAERARYDLAIEDHPDLAVAFWEGDVVIYEVQG
- a CDS encoding HAH_0734 family protein, translating into MKHLIIHGDPGIRKDAIINYDGEEHVCFNISRQGEWHGPDRVQLWCTIGTEDERETFEKRQYIPMHLDVDTIDADALDVVKAKGELSV
- a CDS encoding 50S ribosomal protein L44e, producing MEMPRRFNTYCPHCDAHHQHEVEKVRSGRSSGTKWDARRTRRGKAVIGNAGRFSKVPGGDKPTKKTDLKYRCSDCGKAHLREGWRAGRLTFQE
- a CDS encoding 30S ribosomal protein S27e: MAGSFFRVECADCENEQVIFGKAANEVNCAVCGSTLATPTGGDAEFHGDVVETVEAR
- a CDS encoding translation initiation factor IF-2 subunit alpha, with protein sequence MKYSGWPSPGELVVGRVDEIEDFGVFVDLEEYEDKRGLVHVSEVASGWIKNVRDHVNEDQMVVCKVIEVDQDAQQVDLSIKDVNDHQRSEKVQEWKNEQKADKWMEIAFGEDIDDDRFRSIANELIDQYGSLYKGFEEAAIHGEEALESTDLDDDDIDVIVETARENVSVPYVTVTGYVDLESPDVDGVEDVREAMQAAEGNGEVPEEVELDVTYVGAPEYRIKVKAPNYKTAETQLEESAARAREAIEAAGGTADFHRERRTDEE
- a CDS encoding RNA-protein complex protein Nop10, translated to MAKSDIRVCSAWESTHDRPVYTLGEECPECGADAENTAPAPFNPEDPYGEYRRRARRRDE
- a CDS encoding proteasome assembly chaperone family protein encodes the protein MDAFDIETVSDPDLEDPVLVEGLPGVGHVGKLAAEHLLEEFDGELVRRVYSEHFPPQVTVDEGRTQLASAEVYALQEPERDLLVLTGDHQAGDGPGHYRLTEGFLDVADGFDVDRIFALGGVPTGELVDEPDVIGAATTDEFIEDLEDVGVEFREDEPAGGIVGISGLLLGLGERNGFEAACLMGETSGYLVDPKSARAVLEVLQEAVGFDIGYDSLEERAEEMEEVVKRIRQMEQQGSAAPSEEDLRYIG
- a CDS encoding J domain-containing protein, which encodes MPVEALLTLPRWLYLGVLLGALLSVGVAVTFVVAARVFPDGGGDTGRSFSTEDRRRVEIRRYLDAIGEGFTEDVAVHGERVAFYLPHRGVAVTFDARTFYALDGTPTHAVLVEHELPGIALGSRLPFETPDISFGEDENESETASQADRLTERERAAYAVLGLPADADRNAVQRAYRKRIKEVHPDHGGDKAAFERVRDAYDTAKRHAS
- a CDS encoding MarR family transcriptional regulator — encoded protein: MVEVLDNKRAATKFRVLVEIADRQPAVNQGEIADAVGVTSQAVSEYIRELVDEGLVEKEARSRYRVTKQGVDWLFQQASDVKRFADHVTEDVLGSMQEDAAFATADIESGETVSLFIEDGLLHADPGDEGPATGVATTDAAEGEVVGVTGFAGIIDLEPGDVTVFQVSPIRSSYPDGSEALATAAAEADVVAAAGVEAVAALRKSDTEADVTFAAGEVAADAASRGLDVVVVATTDLAGRVTDALRDAGLAYEVDDI
- a CDS encoding metallophosphoesterase; the protein is MDFVPRDRAVYLPSADVLVLADLHVGRDAASNVHARLGEHEDLTERFEALLAHYGPAEAVIAGDLLHSFDALPTGTAQTVHELRDIAAEADCRVVVTPGNHDSMLGELWEGSTPDEYRPSGADTVITHGHEPPEADADCYVVGHDHPTIDIEGQRHPCYLYGTEQYDTADVLMLPAFSRVPAGMRINDMSASDFQSPLIKRVNAFRPIVRDEVADETHEFPPLGEFRRHL